In a single window of the Pedosphaera parvula Ellin514 genome:
- a CDS encoding YHYH protein: protein MNSRILLAMKLGVALVVLLERGQVVRAQTVPRSATNRASITIEGNFRVIRANGLPDHEPGKFPNRGNPNSIQPQSYVFKVTAHPQVAAKVTPLRMQPFGVAINGVVFDPGAAEWWNNDRSSGWQYEPISGTKKLGMDQNNAHVQPTGAYHYHGLPTGLLSKVKGAKERMVLLGWAADGFPIYAPWGYSNPKDAKSTLKPVKSSFKLKPGTRPNGPGGIYDGTYVADFEYVAGLGNLDECNGRFGVTPEFPEGIYHYYLTSDFPFIPRAYRGTPDPSFALHGPRGGGPNGGPRSPGFPN from the coding sequence ATGAACAGCAGAATTCTATTGGCGATGAAGTTGGGCGTGGCGTTGGTGGTGCTTTTGGAGCGTGGCCAGGTGGTCAGGGCACAAACGGTGCCTAGGAGTGCGACGAACCGGGCTTCCATCACGATCGAAGGAAACTTCCGGGTGATACGGGCGAACGGTTTGCCGGATCATGAGCCGGGGAAGTTTCCAAACCGCGGGAATCCGAATTCCATTCAGCCGCAAAGCTACGTATTCAAAGTGACGGCACATCCGCAGGTAGCGGCCAAGGTGACGCCGTTGCGGATGCAGCCGTTTGGAGTGGCGATCAACGGGGTGGTGTTCGATCCCGGCGCGGCGGAGTGGTGGAATAATGATCGGAGTTCCGGCTGGCAATACGAGCCAATCAGCGGGACGAAGAAGTTGGGAATGGATCAGAACAATGCGCATGTGCAACCGACCGGGGCTTATCATTATCATGGCTTGCCGACGGGATTGTTGAGCAAAGTGAAGGGCGCGAAGGAAAGGATGGTTTTGCTCGGGTGGGCGGCGGATGGATTTCCGATTTATGCGCCTTGGGGCTATAGCAATCCGAAGGATGCAAAGAGCACGCTCAAGCCGGTGAAGTCGAGTTTCAAGCTGAAGCCGGGGACGCGTCCGAACGGGCCGGGCGGAATTTACGATGGAACGTACGTGGCGGATTTTGAGTATGTGGCCGGCTTAGGGAATTTGGATGAGTGCAACGGACGTTTCGGCGTGACGCCGGAGTTTCCGGAGGGGATTTATCATTATTATTTAACCAGCGATTTTCCGTTTATTCCGCGCGCTTATCGAGGAACACCTGATCCGAGTTTTGCGCTGCACGGTCCACGTGGAGGTGGTCCCAATGGCGGGCCGAGGTCGCCGGGTTTTCCCAATTAA